In Pedobacter sp. SL55, the following proteins share a genomic window:
- a CDS encoding arginine decarboxylase: MQSYEEFLDLSVGFPQEGYSIIDDELYFHDLNLMEMIETYGTPLRFTYLPMVSKKIQQAKLLFQQAIIKNNYRGDYKYCYCTKSSHFKHIVEEALKNDIHLETSSAFDMPMIEALEKKGNLTKETTIICNGFKTFQYKQYIIDMLHDGYRNIIPVLDNKEEFNLYDDEIEMDTPCNLGIRIAAEEQPDSQFYTSRLGVRMEDVIEFYNNKVAANPNFRVKLLHFFINSGITDSPYYWNELEKYVTLYCKFKKINPELDTLDIGGGMPFKDSLVFDFDYEYMVNEIVKRIKEICAEHDVVEPDIITEFGKYTVAEASGILYKVLGRKQQNDREKWLMLDGSFITNLPDVWALNQKYILLPINNWDAEYERVNLGGITCDGQDYYNQEAHMNSVFMPKTRKVQYLGFFNTGAYQEVLSGYGGIHHCLLPSPKHVIIRRNRDETFNFEVFGEEQNSKQVLKILGYV; the protein is encoded by the coding sequence ATGCAGAGTTACGAAGAGTTCCTTGATCTGAGTGTTGGCTTCCCGCAAGAAGGTTACAGCATTATAGATGATGAATTATATTTCCACGATTTAAACTTGATGGAAATGATTGAAACCTATGGTACGCCATTGCGTTTCACTTACTTGCCTATGGTAAGCAAGAAAATTCAGCAGGCAAAACTGTTGTTTCAGCAGGCCATTATTAAGAACAATTACCGTGGCGATTATAAATACTGTTATTGTACTAAAAGTTCACATTTTAAGCACATTGTTGAAGAAGCGTTAAAGAACGATATTCACTTAGAAACTTCGTCGGCTTTTGATATGCCAATGATTGAGGCTTTGGAGAAAAAGGGTAACCTAACCAAAGAAACTACCATCATTTGTAATGGCTTTAAAACTTTTCAATACAAGCAATATATTATCGATATGTTGCATGACGGTTATAGGAATATTATTCCAGTTTTAGACAACAAAGAGGAGTTCAATCTTTACGATGACGAGATTGAGATGGATACGCCTTGCAATTTAGGTATCCGCATTGCGGCAGAAGAACAACCAGATTCGCAGTTTTATACCTCTCGTTTAGGTGTTAGAATGGAGGATGTAATTGAGTTTTATAATAACAAAGTTGCTGCTAATCCGAACTTTAGAGTAAAATTATTACACTTCTTTATTAATTCTGGTATTACGGATTCGCCTTATTATTGGAACGAGTTAGAGAAATATGTGACTTTGTATTGCAAGTTCAAGAAAATCAATCCAGAGTTAGATACATTAGATATTGGTGGCGGTATGCCATTTAAAGATAGTTTGGTGTTCGATTTCGACTACGAGTACATGGTAAACGAAATTGTAAAGCGTATCAAAGAAATCTGTGCCGAGCACGACGTAGTTGAACCCGATATCATTACAGAGTTTGGTAAATATACAGTTGCGGAAGCTTCTGGAATTTTATACAAAGTATTGGGTCGCAAGCAACAAAACGACCGTGAAAAATGGTTGATGTTAGATGGTTCATTCATTACCAACTTGCCAGATGTTTGGGCATTAAACCAAAAATATATATTGCTTCCTATAAACAATTGGGATGCAGAGTACGAACGTGTAAACTTAGGTGGTATTACTTGCGATGGTCAGGATTATTACAACCAAGAAGCGCACATGAACAGTGTATTTATGCCTAAAACCCGTAAGGTGCAGTATTTGGGCTTTTTTAATACTGGCGCTTATCAGGAAGTATTGAGCGGTTATGGAGGTATTCATCACTGTTTGTTGCCTAGTCCTAAACACGTAATTATTCGCCGCAACCGCGATGAAACTTTTAATTTCGAAGTTTTTGGAGAAGAGCAAAACAGTAAGCAAGTACTTAAAATTTTAGGTTACGTTTAA